Proteins encoded by one window of Arachis hypogaea cultivar Tifrunner chromosome 1, arahy.Tifrunner.gnm2.J5K5, whole genome shotgun sequence:
- the LOC112795137 gene encoding mitogen-activated protein kinase 20 isoform X1: MQQDHRKKNSTEMDFFSEYGDANRYKIQEVIGKGSYGVVCSAIDTHTGEKVAIKKIHDIFEHISDAARILREIKLLRLLRHPDIVEIKHIMLPPSRKDFKDIYVVFELMESDLHQVIKANDDLTKEHYQFFLYQLLRALKYIHTANVYHRDLKPKNILANANCKLKICDFGLARVAFNDTPTTIFWTDYVATRWYRAPELCGSFYSKYTPAIDIWSIGCIFAEVLTGKPLFPGKNVVHQLDLMTDLLGTPSLDTISRVRNEKARRYLTSMRKKQPVPFAHKFPNADPLALRLLERLLAFDPKDRPTAAEALADPYFKGLAKVEREPSCQPITKMEFEFERRRVTKEEIRELIFREILEYHPQLLKDYMNGTERTNFLYPSAVDQFRKQFAHLEENGKNGPAVPLDRKHVSLPRSTIIHSNIAPTKEQTSIASSKNRQTAEDYNKSSRDTEITVPRPMPGAQRIPLAKPGKVVGPVGPYEYASVVKDSYDPRTLVRGSVVPSQPVPTAFYYHSSSTSNRPATEADKGVPLQATTHGQQCGVNAKIAPDIAINIDKNPFFMTRVGVNKLEQDDQIAIETNLLQSKAQYGGISAAAGATAHRKVGPVQYGMTRMF, encoded by the exons ATGCAGCAAGATCACAGGAAAAAG AATTCAACAGAGATGGATTTTTTCTCCGAATATGGTGATGCCAACCGGTACAAAATTCAAGAAGTCATTGGGAAAGGAAGTTATGGTGTTGTCTGTTCGGCCATTGACACTCATACAGGTGAAAAAGTGGCGATTAAGAAGATTCATGACATCTTCGAGCATATATCTGATGCCGCGCGTATCCTCCGTGAAATAAAGCTTCTTAGGCTTCTACGACATCCTGATATAGTTGAAATCAAACACATCATGCTGCCACCTTCTAGGAAGGACTTCAAAGATATTTATGTTGTTTTTGAGCTTATGGAGTCTGATCTTCATCAAGTCATCAAAGCCAATGATGACTTAACAAAAGAGCACTATCAGTTTTTCCTTTACCAATTACTTCGAGCATTGAAGTATATTCACACCG CAAACGTTTATCATAGAGATTTGAAGCCAAAGAATATACTAGCAAATGCAAACTGTAAACTTAAAATTTGTGATTTCGGGTTAGCTAGAGTTGCCTTCAATGACACACCAACTACCATTTTTTGGACG GATTATGTTGCAACAAGGTGGTATAGAGCTCCGGAGCTTTGTGGATCATTTTATTCTAAG TATACACCAGCAATTGATATATGGAGCATCGGGTGCATCTTTGCCGAAGTGCTCACAGGAAAGCCACTTTTTCCTGGAAAAAATGTTGTCCACCAGTTGGATCTGATGACAGATCTGCTTGGGACACCCTCACTGGATACCATATCACGG GTACGCAATGAGAAGGCACGGAGATACCTTACTAGCATGAGGAAAAAACAGCCTGTGCCATTTGCACATAAGTTTCCTAATGCAGACCCTTTAGCGCTACGACTACTAGAGAGATTGCTGGCTTTTGATCCGAAAGACCGACCTACTGCTGCAGAG GCATTGGCTGATCCTTACTTCAAGGGACTGGCTAAAGTTGAGAGAGAACCGTCCTGCCAGCCAATCACAAAAATGGAGTTCGAATTCGAAAGGCGAAGAGTCACAAAGGAGGAAATTCGTGAGCTGATTTTCCGTGAGATTCTAGAGTATCATCCGCAATTATTGAAAGACTACATGAATGGAACAGAGAGAACTAATTTTCTTTATCCAAG TGCCGTTGATCAATTCCGGAAGCAGTTTGCTCATTTAGAGGAAAATGGTAAAAATGGACCAGCAGTGCCACTTGATAGAAAGCATGTTTCTCTTCCAAG GTCAACAATTATTCATTCAAACATTGCACCCACCAAAGAGCAGACGAGTATTGCTTCCTCGAAAAACCGGCAAACAGCTGAAGACTATAACAAGAGCTCGAGAGATACAGAAATTACAGTGCCACGGCCGATGCCAGGTGCCCAAAGAATTCCACTAG CAAAACCTGGTAAAGTTGTTGGGCCGGTTGGACCATATGAGTATGCGAGTGTTGTCAAGGATTCTTATGATCCAAGAACATTAGTAAGAGGTTCTGTGGTTCCTTCTCAACCTGTTCCCACAGCATTCTATTACCATAGTTCTAGCACCAGTAATCGACCGGCAACAGAAGCCGATAAGGGCGTTCCTTTGCAGGCAACAACACATGGTCAACAATGTGGAGTTAATGCCAAGATAGCGCCCGATATAGCAATCAATATCGACAAGAACCCATTTTTCATGACACGTGTCGGAGTGAACAAGCTAGAACAAGATGATCAAATAGCCATAGAAACAAATTTGCTGCAATCTAAGGCTCAATATGGTGGGATTAGTGCTGCAGCTGGAGCCACTGCTCATAGAAAAGTTGGACCTGTTCAGTATGGTATGACAAGAATGTTCTAA
- the LOC112795137 gene encoding mitogen-activated protein kinase 10 isoform X2 encodes MDFFSEYGDANRYKIQEVIGKGSYGVVCSAIDTHTGEKVAIKKIHDIFEHISDAARILREIKLLRLLRHPDIVEIKHIMLPPSRKDFKDIYVVFELMESDLHQVIKANDDLTKEHYQFFLYQLLRALKYIHTANVYHRDLKPKNILANANCKLKICDFGLARVAFNDTPTTIFWTDYVATRWYRAPELCGSFYSKYTPAIDIWSIGCIFAEVLTGKPLFPGKNVVHQLDLMTDLLGTPSLDTISRVRNEKARRYLTSMRKKQPVPFAHKFPNADPLALRLLERLLAFDPKDRPTAAEALADPYFKGLAKVEREPSCQPITKMEFEFERRRVTKEEIRELIFREILEYHPQLLKDYMNGTERTNFLYPSAVDQFRKQFAHLEENGKNGPAVPLDRKHVSLPRSTIIHSNIAPTKEQTSIASSKNRQTAEDYNKSSRDTEITVPRPMPGAQRIPLAKPGKVVGPVGPYEYASVVKDSYDPRTLVRGSVVPSQPVPTAFYYHSSSTSNRPATEADKGVPLQATTHGQQCGVNAKIAPDIAINIDKNPFFMTRVGVNKLEQDDQIAIETNLLQSKAQYGGISAAAGATAHRKVGPVQYGMTRMF; translated from the exons ATGGATTTTTTCTCCGAATATGGTGATGCCAACCGGTACAAAATTCAAGAAGTCATTGGGAAAGGAAGTTATGGTGTTGTCTGTTCGGCCATTGACACTCATACAGGTGAAAAAGTGGCGATTAAGAAGATTCATGACATCTTCGAGCATATATCTGATGCCGCGCGTATCCTCCGTGAAATAAAGCTTCTTAGGCTTCTACGACATCCTGATATAGTTGAAATCAAACACATCATGCTGCCACCTTCTAGGAAGGACTTCAAAGATATTTATGTTGTTTTTGAGCTTATGGAGTCTGATCTTCATCAAGTCATCAAAGCCAATGATGACTTAACAAAAGAGCACTATCAGTTTTTCCTTTACCAATTACTTCGAGCATTGAAGTATATTCACACCG CAAACGTTTATCATAGAGATTTGAAGCCAAAGAATATACTAGCAAATGCAAACTGTAAACTTAAAATTTGTGATTTCGGGTTAGCTAGAGTTGCCTTCAATGACACACCAACTACCATTTTTTGGACG GATTATGTTGCAACAAGGTGGTATAGAGCTCCGGAGCTTTGTGGATCATTTTATTCTAAG TATACACCAGCAATTGATATATGGAGCATCGGGTGCATCTTTGCCGAAGTGCTCACAGGAAAGCCACTTTTTCCTGGAAAAAATGTTGTCCACCAGTTGGATCTGATGACAGATCTGCTTGGGACACCCTCACTGGATACCATATCACGG GTACGCAATGAGAAGGCACGGAGATACCTTACTAGCATGAGGAAAAAACAGCCTGTGCCATTTGCACATAAGTTTCCTAATGCAGACCCTTTAGCGCTACGACTACTAGAGAGATTGCTGGCTTTTGATCCGAAAGACCGACCTACTGCTGCAGAG GCATTGGCTGATCCTTACTTCAAGGGACTGGCTAAAGTTGAGAGAGAACCGTCCTGCCAGCCAATCACAAAAATGGAGTTCGAATTCGAAAGGCGAAGAGTCACAAAGGAGGAAATTCGTGAGCTGATTTTCCGTGAGATTCTAGAGTATCATCCGCAATTATTGAAAGACTACATGAATGGAACAGAGAGAACTAATTTTCTTTATCCAAG TGCCGTTGATCAATTCCGGAAGCAGTTTGCTCATTTAGAGGAAAATGGTAAAAATGGACCAGCAGTGCCACTTGATAGAAAGCATGTTTCTCTTCCAAG GTCAACAATTATTCATTCAAACATTGCACCCACCAAAGAGCAGACGAGTATTGCTTCCTCGAAAAACCGGCAAACAGCTGAAGACTATAACAAGAGCTCGAGAGATACAGAAATTACAGTGCCACGGCCGATGCCAGGTGCCCAAAGAATTCCACTAG CAAAACCTGGTAAAGTTGTTGGGCCGGTTGGACCATATGAGTATGCGAGTGTTGTCAAGGATTCTTATGATCCAAGAACATTAGTAAGAGGTTCTGTGGTTCCTTCTCAACCTGTTCCCACAGCATTCTATTACCATAGTTCTAGCACCAGTAATCGACCGGCAACAGAAGCCGATAAGGGCGTTCCTTTGCAGGCAACAACACATGGTCAACAATGTGGAGTTAATGCCAAGATAGCGCCCGATATAGCAATCAATATCGACAAGAACCCATTTTTCATGACACGTGTCGGAGTGAACAAGCTAGAACAAGATGATCAAATAGCCATAGAAACAAATTTGCTGCAATCTAAGGCTCAATATGGTGGGATTAGTGCTGCAGCTGGAGCCACTGCTCATAGAAAAGTTGGACCTGTTCAGTATGGTATGACAAGAATGTTCTAA
- the LOC112795151 gene encoding xyloglucan endotransglucosylase protein 1-like produces MAPSWGGSYFLFLCMLLGFSTIAYGGNFSTDFDLLFGDDRVKISDGGQSMSLAMDKYSGSGVATKDQFLFGRFDMKIKLVGGNSAGTVTAFYLSSTGDHHDEVDLEFLGNLTGDPYMLSTNVFANGVGGREVQYYLWFDPTADYHTYSIDWSPTRIILWVDDTPIRVINNKEIIGVPFPTKQPMRLYTTLWNGDAWATRWGQVKIDLSQAPFIARFKNYNGTACVPKKGIADCKGFGASMKRGLDNENKKKLKQVNSKWVVYHYCRDLRRYAHGLPFECRRDNMAHSDNNQ; encoded by the exons atggctCCTTCATGGGGTGGTtcatattttctctttctttgtATGTTGTTAGGGTTCAGCACAATTGCATATGGTGGGAATTTCAGCACTGATTTTGACCTTCTATTTGGAGATGATAGGGTTAAGATTTCTGATGGTGGACAAAGCATGTCCCTTGCAATGGATAAATATTCTGGTTCTGGGGTTGCTACCAAGGATCAATTCTTGTTTGGAAGATTTGACATGAAGATCAAGCTTGTTGGAGGAAACTCTGCAGGAACTGTTACTGCATTTTAT CTAAGCTCCACAGGAGATCACCATGATGAGGTTGATCTTGAGTTCTTGGGGAACTTAACCGGAGATCCATATATGCTATCAACAAATGTGTTTGCAAATGGTGTTGGGGGTCGTGAGGTTCAATACTATCTTTGGTTTGATCCAACAGCAGATTATCACACCTATTCCATTGATTGGAGCCCTACCCGCATAAT ACTCTGGGTGGACGACACTCCAATCAGAGTGATAAACAACAAAGAAATAATCGGTGTTCCATTCCCAACAAAGCAACCAATGAGGCTGTACACAACACTCTGGAATGGGGATGCATGGGCAACAAGATGGGGCCAAGTGAAGATTGACTTGTCACAAGCACCATTTATAGCAAGGTTCAAGAACTACAATGGCACTGCTTGTGTTCCAAAGAAAGGCATAGCAGATTGCAAGGGTTTTGGTGCTTCAATGAAGAGAGGTCTTgacaatgaaaacaagaaaaagtTGAAGCAAGTTAACTCAAAGTGGGTTGTTTATCACTATTGCCGTGATTTGAGGCGTTATGCTCATGGATTACCCTTTGAATGCCGTAGGGACAACATGGCACACAGTGataataatcaataa